The sequence below is a genomic window from Streptosporangium lutulentum.
GAGACAGCCCAGCGCATTGATCGTCGCCCGCATCTGCTCCAGGTAGCCGAGACAGCCGGCGCATTCGGCCAGGTGAGAGTCGAAGCGCCGCCGTCGCCTGGCGGGCAGCGCCTCTTCGAGATAGTCGGTGGCAAGCCCCAGAACCTCACGGCAGTCAGCCGATCGCCTGAAGCGAGACCCGGATCGCGTCATTCCCACTCATGCCCCATGCGACGTAGTTCCGCTTGCGGGGCGATCCGTTACATCACGCTCCTCTGTAACGTTCGCGCGCTTCACGGGTCTATAGACCCATACATATCGGGCGAAAGGGGAAGAGGATGACCGGTCTGGCGACCGAGAACACGCTGATCCGGAATGCCTCGGACGTTGAGGACTTCGCACGAGGCTGCTTCCTCGGCTCCACCGGCGACCAGGTGGGGGTGGAGCTGGAGTTCCTGGTCTTCGACCGTACGGCTCCCGATCTCCAGGTCCCGCTGGCCAGGATCGCCGACGCTCTGCCCCCGCTGCCCGGCGGGAGCCGGGTGACCTTCGAACCGGGCGGCCAGCTCGAACTCTCCGGCCCTGAGGGCTCCCTGCCCGATGCGATCGTCCGCCTCTCCGCCGACGTGGACGTCACCCGCCGAGCACTGTGGGACGCCGGCATGGTGCTGACCGGGGTGGGCCTCGACCCGCTGCGCCCGGCTCGGCGGCAACTGCGGATGCCCCGGTACGACACGATGGCGGCGTTCCTCGGCACCCCGTACGGGCCCCTGATGATGTGCTCGACGGCGTCGATCCAGGTCAACCTGGATCTGGGCAGGAAGCCCGCGGTGCGGTGGGAGCGCGCGCACCTGCTGGGTCCCGTCCTGGTGGCGGCCTTCGCCAACTCCTCGCTCAGCGAGGGCAGGCCGTACGGGTGGATGTCGGGCCGCCAGGCGGTGTGGGAGCGGCTCGACCCCACGCGGACGGCCCCCGTCCCCGCGGCCGATGATCCCGCCGCGGCCTGGACGGAGTACCTGCTCGACGCCCGGCTCATGCTCGTAGGCGAGCACGACGAGCACGACGAGCACGGCGCGGGTGGCACGGGCTGCGACGGTCGCGAGGATCCAGGGGTCCTCGACGGCGGCCGGGCGGACGGGGAGCGATCCCGCCTGATCCGCAACGGCTCGACCCTTCGCGACCGGCTGGCCGCGGACACCCGCCCCCTGACCCTGACCGACCTGGCCTACCACGCCACGACGATCTTCCCCCCGGTACGGCCACGCGGCTGGCTGGAGATCCGCTACCTCGACGCCCAGCACCCGGCGAGCTGGCCGGTGTGCGTGGCGGTGACCCACGCCCTCGTGATGGACGACCGCGCCGCCGACACGGCGCTGACCGCGGCCGAGCCGTACGCGGGGATGTGGTCGCGGGCGGCGCGCCGCGGCCTGGCGGATCCGGGGCTGCGGAGGGCCGCCGACGCCTGTTTCCAGGCCGCCCTCGCCGCGCTGCCCCGCCTGGGTGCGACCGCGGGCCTGGTCCGCGAGGTGGCCGCGTTCGCCGATCGTCACGTGACACCCGGCCGGTCCCCGGCCGCCGACCTGCTGGATCTGGTGAGAGGGCCAGGGCGGCGTCTGTCGGCCTGGTTGACCGAGGAAGAACCGGCCTGACCGAGGAAGAACCGGTCTGACCTCCTCCCGCGGCTGAAGCCCGGGATCCCCATTCTCAGGGAGATTCGATGAACGACTTCAAGGAACGGATCGCCTCCGAGCTGCTCTCGGTGCGGAACCGCTCCCTGGCCTACACCGACGCCGAGGACGACCTGCTGCTCAAGCAGCACTCGCCGCTGATGTCACCGCTGGTGTGGGATCTGGCGCACGTGGGCAACTACGAGGAGCTGTGGGTGCTGCGTGAGGTCGGCGGGATCACCCCGCTCCGGCCCGAGATCGACGACCTGTACGACGCGTTCAAACACCCCCGCAAGAATCGTCCGAGCCTTCCCATCCTGGGACCGGTGGAGGCGCGCCGCTACATCGAAGGGGTGCGCGGCCGGGTGCTGGACGTCCTGGACAAGGTCGACCTGCACAACCCCGATCCTCTCCACCGGAGCGGCTTCGTCTTCGGCCTGGTGATCCAGCACGAGCATCAGCACGACGAGACGATGCTCGCCACCCTGCAGCTGTCGAAGGCGCCGGGCCTGGTCCGCGACGGCGACCTCCCACCCGGCAGGCCC
It includes:
- a CDS encoding anti-sigma factor family protein is translated as MTRSGSRFRRSADCREVLGLATDYLEEALPARRRRRFDSHLAECAGCLGYLEQMRATINALGCLGADDIPERVLRGLCGSFLGAGAGAGAGAGAGPDSGRPPVAKSGQ
- a CDS encoding glutamate-cysteine ligase family protein, with protein sequence MTGLATENTLIRNASDVEDFARGCFLGSTGDQVGVELEFLVFDRTAPDLQVPLARIADALPPLPGGSRVTFEPGGQLELSGPEGSLPDAIVRLSADVDVTRRALWDAGMVLTGVGLDPLRPARRQLRMPRYDTMAAFLGTPYGPLMMCSTASIQVNLDLGRKPAVRWERAHLLGPVLVAAFANSSLSEGRPYGWMSGRQAVWERLDPTRTAPVPAADDPAAAWTEYLLDARLMLVGEHDEHDEHGAGGTGCDGREDPGVLDGGRADGERSRLIRNGSTLRDRLAADTRPLTLTDLAYHATTIFPPVRPRGWLEIRYLDAQHPASWPVCVAVTHALVMDDRAADTALTAAEPYAGMWSRAARRGLADPGLRRAADACFQAALAALPRLGATAGLVREVAAFADRHVTPGRSPAADLLDLVRGPGRRLSAWLTEEEPA